TGCTCTGGCGGATCTCCTCGGAGCAGTCCATGATGCGGCTGCGCGAGTAGCGCTCCTGGTCCGGGGGGACGTCGAAGGTCACCGGCGGCAGCACCCGCAGCTTGAACTTCGACGGGAAGTAGGCGGCCGCGCCCAGCGGCCCGAAGGCCAGCATGTTGGCGGTGATGGGGAAGTACGGGGTGCCGAGCAGCTTGGCCAGGGCCGGGACCCGGGCGAGGGTCGGCATCGACTCCTCGGCGCCCACCACCGCGATGGGGATGATCGGCACCCCGGCGCGCATGGCGATCTCGACGTAGCCGCCCCGGCCGAAGCGCCGCAGCCGGTAGCGCTCCTGGTAGGTCTTGGCCGGGCCCTTGGTGCCCTCGGGGAACACCAGCACCAGCTGCTCCTGCTCCCGGAGCAGCCGGTAGGCGTTGTCGGGCTGGGCCACGACCCCGCCGTTGCGGGCCCACAGGGTGCCCACCACAGGGAGGGACTTGAAGTAGTGGTCGGCCAGGCCGTAGACGGGCCGGCCCATCTCGGTCTCGATGCCGTGCATGATCGCCGGCGCGTCGGAGGGGACGGCGGCGGCGTGGTTGGCCACCAGCAGGGCGCCGCCCCGGGCCGGGATGTTGTGGAAGTCCTCCCACTCGACCCGGAACCACTTGTCGTAGAGGGGGGCGTAGACCTTGCGGGCCAGGGCGCGCATGCTCTCGCTGCGGCCCCACTCGTCGACGTCGCCCATGCGGGGGTCGTCGAGGGGCTCGGCCTCGTCCGCTGCGGGGGGCGGGGCCACCGGCACGAGGGCCGAGGAGCGCTCCTGGGTCGGACGGGCCATCGGGCGCAGCGTACAACCCCCTCCCGACGGCCTCGCAGGCCTGCGGTCACGGTCCCGCCTGCCTCGCAGGCCTGCGGTCACGGTCCCGCCGGCCGGTCTCCCCCCGGTTCTGAGGCACGTGGCTGCCATGGGTGGCGGGTGGGTGCCTCAGAACGGTGCGGCCGGCGTCTCCCTCGGTTCTGAGGCAGGGAGGTGCCGTGGGTGGCGCACGGGTGCCTCAGAACGGAGGAGGGCGTGCGGGGGGGGGGGGGGGGGGGGTTCAGGCGCGGTCGCGGTCGTCGAGGAAGGCCTGGCCGACGGTGCAGCCCTCCAGCTCGCGGCACCAGCGGCAGGCGCCGGAGGGGCGGAGGACGGGCTCGTCGCCGCCGTGGAGGACGCCGACCATGCGCTCGACGCCGTCGGCCACCCGGGCCGCGGCCGCCTCCAGCATCCCCTCGGTGACGGCCTCGACGTGGAGGCTGCCGGAGTCGAGGTAGGACGACGCCACCGCCCGGGGCGGCACGCCGGTGCGGAGCGTCTCGACCAGGGCGTAGAAGCGCAGGTCGTCGAGGTGGTGCACGGCGGTGGACCCGGTCTTGAAGTCGACCACCACCTTGCCGGCCCGCATGCCGTCGGCCTTGCCCAGGGCCAGGTCGACCCGGCCCGACAGCACCACCCGCCCACCGCACAGCTCGGTGCGCAGCGACTGCTCGGTCACCGGCCGCCACACCGGCTTGAGCGGGGGCCAGACCTCGGTGAACGACGTGACCCGGGCCACCGCCGCCCCCCGGACCTCGGCCCGGTCGTCCTCGTCGCAGTCCCGCAGCCAGTCCGACATCCACCGGTCGGCTCCGGCCAGGCGCTCGATGGCGGTGTCGACCAGCTCGGCCGGGGTGGAGGGGGACCGCCGGTTGAGGGTGAGCTCGATGGCCTTGTGGGCCACCGCGCCCTGGACCACCGCCGGGGAGGGCACGAAGTCCGACGTGGTGGCGTCGGAGCGCCAGCGGGCCTCGCAGCCGTGGATGGTGGCCAGGGCGTGCTTGTTCACGAACAGCGACTCCCCGTCGGGGATGGCCGTCGCCGGGCCCGAGAGCTCCCCCTCCAGGTCGCGCCGCAGCCGGGCCCGCAGGTCGTCGGGGAAGACGGGGCGGTCCTCCCGACGGGCGGCCAGGCGCTCGAGGGTCTCCCGCTGGACCGGCGTGTGCTCCGCCTCGTCGGGGAGGGCTGCCTCGCTCACGGGGCGAGGCTACGCCCACGGCTCGCTGTCACAGGGGGGTCCCATACTCGGGGACATGGACGCCACCGCCGTGCACTTCGCCGCCGCCGCCCGGCTGCTGGGCGACACCGCACGCGCCCGGGGCCTGGTCGTGCCGGCCTTCCGCAGCCCACCCCGCCGGTCGGGGGCGGCCCGCACCCTGCGCCGCTGGTCGGGCGGTGGCGCCACCGTGTCGGTCGAGGTCCGGGGCCGCCCCTACGAGGCGGTGGTGGCCGACATGGTCGAGGGCGTGGTCGTCGCCAACCGGGTCGAGGGCCCCGACGCCACCCGCTTGCGCACCGCCCTCTGGGCCGCCGTCCTCGAGGGCGAGGGGGGCACCATGGCCGCGGCCTGAGGGCCGGGCCACGCACGACGAGCCGTGGTCGGACCGGACCCCGGGACGCCGCGGCCGGTGGTCGAGGGGGGCACCATGGCCGCCGCCTGAGGGCCGGGCCACGCACGACCAGCCGTGGTCGGACCGGATCCTGGGGTCGGCCCGGCCGGCGGCCGAGGGGGCGGGCGCGGCCCTCGCAGGCAGCCCGCCTCCCGCCGCGGCACAGGGCTCGGGACGAGGTGGATGGGGGCGCGCCGCGGAGGTGGTGGGCGCAGCGGGCGACCGACCCGACGGAGAACGTCGCCCACCTGACGCAGACCGGGGGCGGCGAGAGGAGGCGGCGGCCCGGGCCGCACGGACCGGTCGACGACGTCGGCGCGCCCGCCGCGCTCGCGCGGCCGGCGGCGCGGTCGCGGGCGCGTCGAGGGGCGGCGGTACGGTCCGGCGATGGCCCCACCCCCGCCGCCCGCCCGCCGGGGGCGGTCGTCCCGCCCCGACCGGCACCGGGCCGTGGTCGTCTGCATCCCCGGCCTGGAGGACATCGTCGGCGCCGAGCTCGACGCCCTGGGCATCGCCCACCGCCCCGCCGGGGCCGGGGCCCTGGCCGGATGGGTCACGGACCGCCAGCTCTACCTGGCCAACGTGGCCCTGGCCTCGGCCACCCGGGTGCTGGTCGACGCGGGCACGATCACCGCCCGCACCTTCGCCGACCTGGAGTCCCGGGTCCACGAGGTCGACCTCTCGCCGTGGGTCGAGCCCGGGCGCCCGGTGCGGATGCGGGTCTCCACCCACCGGGCCCGCCTCCAGCACACCGGCGGCATCGAGGACCGCATCCGTCGGGCGCTGGACCTCGGCCGCCCGCCGCCCGCCGACGACCCCGACGCCCTGCTGGTCGTGGTGCGCAACGACCGCGACCGGATGTCCTTCCGCGTCGACTCCTCCGGCGCGCCGCTGCACCACCGTGGGTGGCGGGGGCCGCAGGCCAAGGCGCCGCTCCGGGAGACGGTCGCCGCCGCCTGCCTCACCGCCGCGGGCTGGACGCCGGACCGACCCCTGGTCGACCCCTTCTGCGGGTCGGGGACGATCCCCATCGAGGCCGCCCGCCGGGCCGCGGGCATCGCCCCCGGCGCCGACCGCACCTTCGCCTTCGGCGACTGGCCGTCGTTCGCCCCCGGCACCTGGGCGTCGGTGCTGGCCGACGTGGAGCGACGGATGGCCGACGCGGCGGCGGCCGAGCCCGCGCCGATCCTGGCCCGCGACCGCGACGCCGGCGCGGTGGCGGCCACCCGGGAGAACGCGGAGCGGGCCGGGGTGGCCCACCGCGTCACCGTCGAGCAGGGCGCGGTGTCCGACGCCCGGCCGCCCGAGGGGGCCACGGGCGGCCTGCTGCTCACCAACCCCCCGTGGGGTGGGCGCACCGGGGGCGGCGGCGACCTGCGGGACCTCCACGCCCGCATCGGCCAGGTCGCCACCGGGTCGTTCCCCGGCTGGGCCGTCGCCCTCCTGGTGGCCGACGCCCGCCTGGGCCGGGCCACCGGCCTCGACCTCGCCACCCGCCTCAAGACCCGGGCCGGTCCCACCTCGATCACCCTCCTCGCCACCACCCCGCCGGCCTGAGCCGCACCGGCCCCGCCGCACGAGGGGGATCCCAACCTGCGGCACCTTGGGGACAGGACCGCCCTCATCTGCCGCAGGTCTGGGGAACGCAGGACGGTCATCGCAACCTGCGGCACCTGCGGGACAGGACCGCCCTCATCTGCCGCAGGTTCGGGCCTCGTGGTGCGGTCGGCCCGGTGGCCGTCGCCGGGCACGGGGGACCGGGGCGGCCTACGGTCTGCGGCCGGCGGGGGGACAGCGCCACGGAGGAGCCAGCCATGCTCGACCACGTCATCCGCGGAGGATCGATCGTCGACGGGACCGGGGCCACGCCGGCCACCGGCGACGTCGGGGTGCGCGACGGCCGCATCGTCAGCATGGGCGGCCGCATCGACGAGCCCGCCCGGGAGGAGGTCGACGCCGACGGCTGCATCGTCACCCCGGGCTGGGTCGACGTCCACACCCACTACGACGGCCAGGTGACCTGGGACGACGCCCTGGAGCCGTCGGCCACCAACGGCGTCACCACCGTGGTCATGGGCAACTGCGGCGTGGGCTTCGCCCCGGTCCGCCCCACCGACACCGAGGCGATCATCGACCTCATGGAGGGCGTCGAGGACATCCCCGGCACCGCCCTCCACGCCGGCATGCCGTGGGGCGAGTGGGAGACCTTCGGCGAGTACCTCGACCTGCTCGACGGGCGGTCCTACGCCCTCGACGTCGGCGCCCAGCTGGCCCACGGCGCCCTGCGCTTCTACGTGATGGGCGAGCGGGGGGCGGCCAACGAGGACGCCACCGCCGAGGACCTGGCCCAGATGCAGGCCCTCGTCACCGGGGCCCTGGAGGCCGGGGCCCTGGGCATCACCACCTCGCGCACCATCGGCCACCGCTCCAGCTCGGGCCGGCCCGTGCCCGGCACCTTCGCCGCCCCCGACGAGCTGCTGGCCCTGGCCGAGGGGATGAGGGCGGCCGGCACCGGCGTGTTCGAGGCCATCGTGGCCGGCACCATCGGCCGCCTGGAGGGCCTCGGCGGCGAGCGCTCGACGCCCATCGAGGAGGTCCCCCTGCTCACCGCGGTGTCGCGCACCAGCGGCCGGCCGGTGACCTTCACCGTGGCCCAGCTCTTCGAGGACCCCGACCACTGGCGGCGGGTGCTCGACGCCACCGCCGAGGCCAACGCCGACGGCGCCGACCTCCACCCGCAGGTCATCCCCCGGTCGGTCACGATCATGACCAACCTCGACACCTACCACCTGTTCCGGGGGCGGCCGACCTACGAGAAGGTGGCCGACCTGCCCCTGGCCGAGCGGGTCGTCGAGATGCGCCGGTCCGAGGTGCGCGAGGCGATCCTCGCCGAGCGTCCCGAGACGGGGGCACCGGACCTCTCGGACAACCTCACCGCCCTGTTCGCGGTGGCCCTGCCGCTCACGTTCCCGCTCACCGAGCCGCTGGACTACGAGCCCACGCTCGACCAGTCGCTCGCGGCCCAGGCCGGGGCCCGGGGCGTCTCGCCCGAGGAGCTGATGTACGACTGGCTGCTGGCCGACGAGGGCAAGGCGTTCTACGCCGTGCTCGGCTCGAACTTCGTGAGCGGCTCGCTCGAGGTGTGCCGGGAGATGCTGGCCGACCCCCACACGGTCACCGGCCTGTCCGACGCCGGGGCCCACGTGAACCTGATCTCGGACTGCTCGGCCAGCACCTTCCACCTCACCCACTGGGCCCGGGACCGCACCCGCGGCGAGCGCCTGCCCCTCGAGCACCTGGTGGCCAAGCTGTCGGGCGGCAACGCCCGCCTCTACGGCCTGGGGGACCGGGGCGTGCTGGCCCCCGGGAAGCGGGCGGACGTGAACGTCATCGACATGGACCGCCTGGAGATCTCGGCGCCGTACCTCCGCCACGACCTGCCCACCGGGGCCAGCCGCATCCTCCAGCCGGCCCGGGGCTACGAGGCGACCATGGTGGCCGGCACGTTGACCCGCCGGAAGGACGCCGACACCGGTGCCCGCCCCGGCCGCCTCGTCCGCGGCGCCCGCACCGCCTGACCCCGGGTGGCGCACGCCGTACCGCCGTAGCGTGTCTGCGTGCGCAACGAGCTGATGCCGGCCGCGTTCATCGGCCACGGGAACCCGATGAACGCCCTGGAGAGCAACCACCACACCGACGCGTGGTCGGCCCTGGGCGCGGCGCTGCCCCGGCCCCGGGCCGTGGTGGTGGTCTCGGCCCACTGGTACACGAACCACACCGCGGTCACGGCCATGGGCCACCCCCGCACGATCCACGACTTCTACGGCTTCCCCGACGCCCTGTTCGCCGTGAGCTACCCCGCCCCCGGGGCCCCGGACGTGGCCGAGGAGCTGGCCGAGGTGGTGAAGCCGACGTGGGTCGGCCAGGACCTCGACTCCTGGGGCCTCGACCACGGGGCCTGGTCGGTGCTGGTGCACCTGTTCCCCGACGCCGACGTGCCCGTGATCCAGCTCTCCCTCGATGCGGGCCGGTCCTACGACGAGCACCTCGCCCTCGGTGCCGCCCTGGCGCCCCTGCGGGAGCGGGGCATCTTCGTGCTGGGCAGCGGCAACGTGGTCCACAACCTCGGGATGATCGACCCGTCCCGCCCCACCGACGGCTTCGGGTGGGCCCGCGACTTCGACGACGCGGCCCGCGAGGTCATGACGGGCGCGCCCGGCGACGCCCCCGGCCTGTCCGGGCGGCGCGACCACCACCTGGCCGTGCCCACCCCGGACCACTTCGTGCCGCTGCTCTACCTCGCCGGGCTGGCCGACGCCGCCGGGGAGGGCACCGACGTGCTCGTCGACGGCTACGCCATGGGCTCGTTGTCGATGACGGCCTATACCCTCGGTGCTCCTCAGGTGGCCACCGACGGCGGCGGCCCCCAGCCCTCGCTGCCGGACCCCGACCGCGTCCCGCCCGAGGACACCAACACCTGACGGCGGCCCGGTCGCTCCGCCCGGTCGGTCCGCCCGCCACCCCACCCACCGGCACCGGCACCGGCACGCGAGCACGACGGTCCCCGACACCGATCGCGTAACACCTGGCCTGGGACGGTGAGGGCGCCATGCCCAGCAGCGCCGTCGCAGGGACAGCGCACGGCGAGGGGTCAGCGCGAGGCGAAGACGTCCTCCAGCCAGTCGCAGACGACCTCGTCGCGCTGGCCCCGGGCCGCAGGCTCGCAGTGCCAGTCGGCCCCCTCGGCCTCGGTGAAGGCCACGAGGGTGGAGCCCTCCACCGCGGCGTGCATCACCTCGGACTGCCCGGGCCAGAACTGCTCGTGGTCGGGCGAGAGGATGAGCAGCGGGCACTCGATGCGGGCCAGGGTCTCGGCGTCGAGGTGCATGCGGTCGGCGGCGGCGTAGGCGTCGTAGTACGAGCTCACGCCGTAGGGCGCCATCCGCCAGGCCAGCAGGGCTCGGGTGGTGGGGTCCTCGTCCATGCCGATCTGCATGAAGGCGTCGAAGTCGTCCTTGTTCCCCTGGTCGAGGAGGTCGGTCATGACCTCGGGCAGGGGCGCCCGCCAGCTGTCGCTCACCCGCACGACGCCGGGGTCGGCCACGGCGGCCGCGATGCGGTGCTCGAAGGCCACCGCCCGGGGCACCCAGTAGCCGGCCTGGCTCACGCCCGAGAGGGCGAGGCGGTCGGGGTCCACGTCGTCGCGGGCGACGAGCCAGTCGACGACCGGGGTGATGACCGCCTCCCAGTCGTGGCGGAAGAAGAGGCCCTGGCGGTGCAGGGCGCTGTTCTGCCCGGGGCCGTCGAAGGTGAAGGCGTTCCAGCCCCGCTCGACGGCGGCGGCGCAACCGGCGGCCAGGGCGTCGGTGACCGGGCCGTCGCTGCCGTTGTTGTAGATCAGCGTGGGCCGGCGGTCGGCGGCGCCCCCGGCCCGATCGGCGTGGAAGAAGTAGCCCTCGAGGGTCGTGCCCTCGTAGGGGACCGCCACCTTCTCGACGGCGGGGCGGAACAGCGGGACGGCCCGGTCCCAGCAGTCCCGGTGCTGCTCCCACAGGTCGCGGAAGCGCTCGGGGTGCTCGGTACCGGGCGCGTGGGACGAGGCCGAGGCGTAGTACGAGCTGGCCCGCAGGTACGCGCTGCGGGCGCTCTCCCGGTGGCCCCCGGCCTCGCTCGCCTCGGCCCGGGCCCGGACCCGGTCGCCGAGGGCGGACAGGCGGGCGATCCAGCTCTCGCCGTCGCCGTCGACCACGCCGTCGAGGGCCTCGAGCACCTCGCCCACGTCGGTCAGCCGGCGGTAGGCCCCGCCGAGCAGGAGGAGCCGGTCGAACTCCATGCCCTCGTCGTCGAACACCCTGCGCATGGTGGAGCCCCTCGGGTCGGTGGTGTGCGGCGCGTCGGCGCCCGCTCGAGGGCGCGTCGCAGCGCGCCCCGCCCTGCCCGTCGGCACCGGCCGCCCCGGCGTGAGCGGGGACCCGGGTCGGGGCCCGACGCCGACGGGTAGCGTCCGGGCACCGTGATCCGGCCCGGGTGGCGGAACCGGTAGACGCAGAGGGCTTAAACCCCTCGGCTCCCCAGGGAGCGTGTGGGTTCGACTCCCACCCCGGGCACCGGCACGTCGGCACCGGCGGGGGTGGGCGGCCACACTGCGGGGATGGACATCGCCCTGTTCGGATCCGCCCCCACCGTCGACCGGCTGCGCGACGACGTCGCCGCCGCCCGGGACGAGGGCTTCTCGTCGTACTGGACGCCGCAGATCTTCGACCTCGACGCCCTCACCGCGCTGGCCGTGGTCAGCCGGGACGTGCCCGACATCCGCCTCGGCACCGCCGTGGTCCCCACCTTCCCCCGCCACCCCATGGCCCTGGCCCAGCAGGCCCTCACCGTCAGCCAGGTGAGCGGCGGGCGCCTCGACCTCGGCATCGGCCTGTCGCACAAGCCCGTGGTCGAGGGCATGTGGGGCCTGTCGTTCGACCGTCCGGTGCGCCACATGCAGGACTACCTGGAGGTGCTGGGCCCGCTGCTGCGGGGCGACGACGTCTCCCACACCGGCGAACTGGTCACCGGCCGGGGCGCCCTCGGCGTGCGGGCGGACGCCCCGCCGGTCTACGTGGCCGCCCTCGGCGAGCAGATGCTGAAGGTCGCCGGGCGACGGGCCGACGGCACCGTCACCTGGATGACCGGGCCCGCGACCGTGGCCGACCTCACCGCCCCCACCATCCGCGCCGCGGCCGAGGAGGCGGGCCGACCCGAGCCCAAGGTCATCAGCGCCGTGCCCGTGTGCCTCACCGAGGACGTCGACACCGCCCGGGCCCGCACCGCCGAGGAGCTGGTGGTCTACGGCCAGCTGCCGTCGTACCGGGCCATGCTCGACCACGAGGGCCTGGGCGGCCCCGAGGACCTGGCCCTCATCGGCGACCGCGACCTCATCGAGGCGGGCCTGCGCCGCTTCCTCGACGCCGGGGCCACCACGGTGGTGGCCAACCCCGTCGGCACCCGGGAGGAGCGCACCGCCACCCGCGCCGCCGTCGCCGCCATGCTCGGCTGAGAGGGGGGTCAGCCGCCGAGGTCGAGGCCGGCGTA
Above is a window of Iamia majanohamensis DNA encoding:
- a CDS encoding N-acyl-D-amino-acid deacylase family protein → MLDHVIRGGSIVDGTGATPATGDVGVRDGRIVSMGGRIDEPAREEVDADGCIVTPGWVDVHTHYDGQVTWDDALEPSATNGVTTVVMGNCGVGFAPVRPTDTEAIIDLMEGVEDIPGTALHAGMPWGEWETFGEYLDLLDGRSYALDVGAQLAHGALRFYVMGERGAANEDATAEDLAQMQALVTGALEAGALGITTSRTIGHRSSSGRPVPGTFAAPDELLALAEGMRAAGTGVFEAIVAGTIGRLEGLGGERSTPIEEVPLLTAVSRTSGRPVTFTVAQLFEDPDHWRRVLDATAEANADGADLHPQVIPRSVTIMTNLDTYHLFRGRPTYEKVADLPLAERVVEMRRSEVREAILAERPETGAPDLSDNLTALFAVALPLTFPLTEPLDYEPTLDQSLAAQAGARGVSPEELMYDWLLADEGKAFYAVLGSNFVSGSLEVCREMLADPHTVTGLSDAGAHVNLISDCSASTFHLTHWARDRTRGERLPLEHLVAKLSGGNARLYGLGDRGVLAPGKRADVNVIDMDRLEISAPYLRHDLPTGASRILQPARGYEATMVAGTLTRRKDADTGARPGRLVRGARTA
- a CDS encoding PD-(D/E)XK nuclease family protein; translated protein: MSEAALPDEAEHTPVQRETLERLAARREDRPVFPDDLRARLRRDLEGELSGPATAIPDGESLFVNKHALATIHGCEARWRSDATTSDFVPSPAVVQGAVAHKAIELTLNRRSPSTPAELVDTAIERLAGADRWMSDWLRDCDEDDRAEVRGAAVARVTSFTEVWPPLKPVWRPVTEQSLRTELCGGRVVLSGRVDLALGKADGMRAGKVVVDFKTGSTAVHHLDDLRFYALVETLRTGVPPRAVASSYLDSGSLHVEAVTEGMLEAAAARVADGVERMVGVLHGGDEPVLRPSGACRWCRELEGCTVGQAFLDDRDRA
- a CDS encoding THUMP domain-containing class I SAM-dependent RNA methyltransferase; the protein is MAPPPPPARRGRSSRPDRHRAVVVCIPGLEDIVGAELDALGIAHRPAGAGALAGWVTDRQLYLANVALASATRVLVDAGTITARTFADLESRVHEVDLSPWVEPGRPVRMRVSTHRARLQHTGGIEDRIRRALDLGRPPPADDPDALLVVVRNDRDRMSFRVDSSGAPLHHRGWRGPQAKAPLRETVAAACLTAAGWTPDRPLVDPFCGSGTIPIEAARRAAGIAPGADRTFAFGDWPSFAPGTWASVLADVERRMADAAAAEPAPILARDRDAGAVAATRENAERAGVAHRVTVEQGAVSDARPPEGATGGLLLTNPPWGGRTGGGGDLRDLHARIGQVATGSFPGWAVALLVADARLGRATGLDLATRLKTRAGPTSITLLATTPPA
- a CDS encoding TIGR03564 family F420-dependent LLM class oxidoreductase gives rise to the protein MDIALFGSAPTVDRLRDDVAAARDEGFSSYWTPQIFDLDALTALAVVSRDVPDIRLGTAVVPTFPRHPMALAQQALTVSQVSGGRLDLGIGLSHKPVVEGMWGLSFDRPVRHMQDYLEVLGPLLRGDDVSHTGELVTGRGALGVRADAPPVYVAALGEQMLKVAGRRADGTVTWMTGPATVADLTAPTIRAAAEEAGRPEPKVISAVPVCLTEDVDTARARTAEELVVYGQLPSYRAMLDHEGLGGPEDLALIGDRDLIEAGLRRFLDAGATTVVANPVGTREERTATRAAVAAMLG
- the ygiD gene encoding 4,5-DOPA dioxygenase extradiol yields the protein MPAAFIGHGNPMNALESNHHTDAWSALGAALPRPRAVVVVSAHWYTNHTAVTAMGHPRTIHDFYGFPDALFAVSYPAPGAPDVAEELAEVVKPTWVGQDLDSWGLDHGAWSVLVHLFPDADVPVIQLSLDAGRSYDEHLALGAALAPLRERGIFVLGSGNVVHNLGMIDPSRPTDGFGWARDFDDAAREVMTGAPGDAPGLSGRRDHHLAVPTPDHFVPLLYLAGLADAAGEGTDVLVDGYAMGSLSMTAYTLGAPQVATDGGGPQPSLPDPDRVPPEDTNT
- a CDS encoding alpha/beta hydrolase family protein, with translation MRRVFDDEGMEFDRLLLLGGAYRRLTDVGEVLEALDGVVDGDGESWIARLSALGDRVRARAEASEAGGHRESARSAYLRASSYYASASSHAPGTEHPERFRDLWEQHRDCWDRAVPLFRPAVEKVAVPYEGTTLEGYFFHADRAGGAADRRPTLIYNNGSDGPVTDALAAGCAAAVERGWNAFTFDGPGQNSALHRQGLFFRHDWEAVITPVVDWLVARDDVDPDRLALSGVSQAGYWVPRAVAFEHRIAAAVADPGVVRVSDSWRAPLPEVMTDLLDQGNKDDFDAFMQIGMDEDPTTRALLAWRMAPYGVSSYYDAYAAADRMHLDAETLARIECPLLILSPDHEQFWPGQSEVMHAAVEGSTLVAFTEAEGADWHCEPAARGQRDEVVCDWLEDVFASR
- a CDS encoding lysophospholipid acyltransferase family protein — translated: MARPTQERSSALVPVAPPPAADEAEPLDDPRMGDVDEWGRSESMRALARKVYAPLYDKWFRVEWEDFHNIPARGGALLVANHAAAVPSDAPAIMHGIETEMGRPVYGLADHYFKSLPVVGTLWARNGGVVAQPDNAYRLLREQEQLVLVFPEGTKGPAKTYQERYRLRRFGRGGYVEIAMRAGVPIIPIAVVGAEESMPTLARVPALAKLLGTPYFPITANMLAFGPLGAAAYFPSKFKLRVLPPVTFDVPPDQERYSRSRIMDCSEEIRQSIQEALFEMLQQRRSVWFG